GATAATATTTGCTAAAATATTCATTAATATGCTATTAACTTTTGTAATTTAGTATAATCATTCATTTAATGTTTCAATAACATGGTAAAGCGCAAGTCTCCTCAGAAACTACCTACTGAGGCTGAGAAAGAAAGAGGCAGAGAAGTCCTTTTTAGTCTTAAGGTTTTGATGAACGTGTTGTTTGCACTTCTTATCTTTCAATCTTTTCTCATTTTGCCTAGGCCAGAGGACCCTGAATTTGAATACTACTCCTTAGCCCAGATTTTTGAGGGAAATATTGATAAACTCATGGTCATGCTGATCGGACTCGTACTGGTTGTTACCTATTGGATTCAAATTAACAAGCAACTCGGTAATTTGGTGCGCAGTTCAATGGTTCATGCTGCGGTTGGGGTTGCCCAGATGATCTCGCTGATGCTCTATTTATATTTCGTTCGTTTTGATATGGAGTTTGAAGGCCTTATCATAGCTCTTCAGATGCAAAGCGTTTTTTTGGCTCTCGCAGGATTTTTAGGGGTTTATAACTGGGTTTATGCCAGAAAGCATAAACTTACTTCTCACCATATAAATGATAAAGAAGAAAAGAAAATGTTTTTTCAATTGCTGCCGGAACCTTCAGCAGCCTTGTTTGCACTTCCTTTTGCGTCCATAAGTCCTGAAGCATGGACACTGTCTTTTTTAATACTCATTCCATTTACCTTTATTTGCAACAAACTGGCAAAGTAGAATGCGTTATTTAATCAAAGATTTCGTTTAAGATTTTGGCAAGCCTGATCCCTGATTTTTGAAGCTGGGACTGAACTGTTTCAAAGTGGTCATAGGAATAGCGATAACCTAGTTTTTCATCCATTTTGGCAGATGCATATACTTTTTTAGCGAGTGCCTGTGATTCATAGGTCCAGTCTAAAATGCTTCCTTTTTCGATATTTTTTATCTGTTCACGAGAAAGGGTTTTGGAGTTTGCCGCAAGTTCAGTATAGCTCATATTGAAAGATTCGATCATTTCTGAATCCCACACCCTGTGAAGGTTGGATTTGTCATAATGCCAAAGCACTTTTATGTCGTTTCCACCTCTGTCCTCAGCTCTTCCAACATGCAAAGGCTGGTGGAGGTCTCCTACAAGATGAACAAGGAATTTAAGGTAAAATGATTTGTCCTCCTGACTGGTGTTTGGATCTTTCAGCTGGTCAACACAAGTTTGGATTCCCATCACTATGTCTCCTCTTTTATCCTTTTTACTTGTCTCGTATTTTGTGTCAAAAGGGAAATTCACAAAATGCCAGGTGTAGTATTTATCGTATTTTTTATCCGATTTAATGTCGTCACCATAGGTAGAGACCATAGCGAGGCCCCGGCCATTTAGAATATTATTGATCTGTTTTTTGGCTTTTTTGCTCAAGTGCCTTTCTGCTATTTCACCTACTGTACGGTGCCCTGTTGCCCCCCAATCCGGAGTATTTGCAAACAGACTGTTGCATATAATTATTGATAGTATAAAAAGGGTGAGAGATCTGTTCATTTGTGTCTAATTTTGATTGGTAAAGGTATAAAAAAAGAGGGTCTGTTTTGACAGACCCTCAGAGTTACACAAATTTAATCTAATCAACGAATTAACGTCAAGAGATCGATATAATGGGACAAACTTTTAATGTTCATTCATCCTGAAATCAGCATACGCATCCATACCATGCTCGAATCCATCAAGGCCTTCCAGCTCTTCTTTTTCAGAAACTCGGATACCAACTGTTTTCTTCAGGGTAAACAGGATAATAAAAGAGGAAACAATACATACGATTGCGTATGAAAGAATACCTACAATCTGGCTGATCAGTTGGTCAACACCGGCAAGGCTACCGAAAATACCTACAGCTAAGGTTCCCCAGATTCCGCATATTAGGTGAACTGCAATAGCACCAACGGGATCATCCAGTTTTATTCTATCTATAAAGGCAACGGCAAGAACAATGATAGCACCACCAATACTTCCGATAAGGATTGCGTCAGTTGGAGACATTTGGTCTGCTCCGGCAGTGATACTTACTAGTCCTCCTAAAATTCCATTTAGGTACATGGTAAGGTCAAGGTTTTTATACATTGCCGTTGACAGTAAAAACGATGCAACACCACCTGCAGCAGCTGCCAAACAGGTTGTAACAAGTGTGAGTGAGGTCAACTCAGGATCGGCAGATAAGACTGATCCTCCGTTAAAACCAAACCAACCTAACCAAAGAATCAGTACCCCGGCTGTAGCCAGTGGAATATTGTGGCCAGGTATCGCCATTGGTTTTCCGTCTTTGAATTTTCCTATTCTGGCACCCAGTAACCAAACGGCTACCAAGGCTGCCCATCCACCTACTGAATGAACCAGTGTTGATCCGGCGAAGTCATAAAAAGGAGTTTCTCTCATGTCTAAGAACCCACCTCCCCATTTCCATGAACCGGCCCATGGGTAAATGATTCCGACGTAAACCAATACGAAAATCATGAACGGTACGATTTTGATACGTTCAGCTACGGCTCCTGAAACGATTGTTGCCGCTGTGGCTGCAAACATTCCCTGGAACAGGAAGTCAGTCCACCAGGTATATCCGCCATCCGCGTATGCCGCAGTCATTCCTCCTTCAGGAGGCGTGATTCCGAATCCAGCAAAGCTAAAGAAGCCTGAAGACCCTTCAGCGAATCCCGGATACATTAAATTGAATCCTACAAGGCAATAAAGAAGTAGGCCAATTGTAATGATAAATATATTTTTGAATAAAATGTTAATTGTGTTTTTCTGTCTGGTCAATCCGATTTCCAGGAATGCAAAACCTAAGTGCATAAAGAAAACCAGGGCTGTACAGATCATCATCCACACATTGTTTATAGTAAGTAATTCCATGTCTCTTTTAATTTTTTGGTTAGATTATTTCAGCGTGTCGCCTCCTTTTTCTCCTGTTCGTATTCTGTAGCAATCAACGATTTCAGAAACGAAAATTTTCCCATCTCCTACTTCTCCTGTGGAACCGGCATCAAGGATTGCCTTAATGGTCACTTCCTCAAAATCGTCATTTACTACTATTGATAAGAACCTTCTCTGAATGTCACTGGTGCTGTAAGAAACACCTCTGTAAACATGTCCTTCTTTTTCATTTCCACGTCCGGTGGCATCCCAGTAGGAGAAGAAGTTTACCCCAACACTGTGCAAGGCTTCTTTTACATCAGAATATTTTGATTTTCTGATAATTGCTTCGATTTTTTTCATAATTAATTATTGTTTAGAATTTGTATACTGCTGCTACTAGGAACGATGCAAGTGAACCGGTAGGGTCAAGGTCACTGTTTACGAAAGTGTCCTCGCTCGTTGTATCGATTCTGAATTCAGGAATGATCATCAGATCACCTATGGCATAGTTACCAGTTAATGTGAATTCAAATGCATTGGCGTCTCCATTGTCATCATATCCTCCTATGGCGCCAACACCTTCTTTGCTTTCTCCAAAATATTCTGCTCTAAATCCAAGGGCAAAATTGTCAGAAGTTTGTAATTGAGGATATATTGCTACCCCGTAAAAAGAGGCATCGGTATCATTATCAACATAATAAGTTGAGTTCAATCCAAGATAGAAGGAATCTGTAATGTCAAAACCTGTGGTCAAATCAACCTGAAACTGAGGTCCGTAAAGAAAATTCAAATAAGTTCCTTTGAATCCTACCTGTGCCCCAAGTGTATAGTTGTTTGTCGGGTTAAAGTTGGTATAGTCGTTATCGTTCATAATGGCTGCCATGAATGACCAGTCATCATTGATTGCCCAGTCCATTTTTAGACCCGTGTGAGAAAAAGGTCCGTATGAAAACATATATGAAGTGGAATAGTTGAAGTTACCTGTTGGAGAAATAACCTCGTAACCTAAAAATGTATTGAAGTTACCGAAAGTTAAGGTCACTTTATCTGAAACATTCCAATAAACATAAAGCTGGTTTACTATTTGAGAACTGTTTCCAAGATCGGGAGCGCCGTCGCCGTCAATATCCCATTGAAGTGATCCGAAAACTGCATCTGTTCCTCTTGGTCCGAATACTAAATCAGCCACAGCTCCAACTTTCTTTCCTTCATAAGCGATTATAGCATTCGCCATACCAATGGCAAAACCGTTTCCATTTGCAAATGATGTATTCGGAGTCTGATGGTTGTCTCCTCCGTTAGGTGCATTTATATTTGTTCGGTAATAAACATCTGCACTTCCACTAAAACTGAATTTTTTCTTTTTTTCTTCTTCTGCTTTCTCTGTTGTTTCTTCCTGAGCATATGTGAGGAAGCTAAAAAGTAGTAAAGCAATTGTAAATAGATTTTTCATAATTAATTTGTTTTCGTAATTAAAAATTTGTTAGTAATACTTGAGTTTCAATTTTATGATTAATCGTTGTAAAAGTATGTTTAATTAAAAATACCCCCAAAAAAAATAGGGGTATGATTAAATTATTATGATTATCAAAATTATACCCCCCTAAAAAAAGGGGTATGTGAAATAAAAATGAGTATTTTTTCAATTTCGCAATAGTTTTACTATTAAAATTTGAAAATTTATCGCTATATGATATAAATATAATATATTTGTGATATCATTATCGTATCGTATAATGCGAGATATTTAATTTTTCGAGTAAAATCATTTAAAACGAAAGCTATTTTTAGTTTAAAAATTCAATAAGTCAGATATGAAAGAGTATAAAATCATTAAGCAAACCGGAACGGCGGTAAAATCACAGCAGAATTTTGAGGATCTGGTAAATAGTTATGCCAAAATGGACTGGAGGGTGATTAATATGTTCACTCACCGTGGAATATTAAAGGCTCTGATAGAGCGAGACAAGAGAGAGGAAGAATAATGCTGATTGATAGGAGGTCTAAAAATTAGCCCTTCCATAAATATTGAGAAATTATGAAAAGTAAAAAAGCTTTTGCTTTAAGAATTGATGAAGAATTGTTAAAAGCCATCGAAACTCTTGCCAAAGAGGAGTTCCGTTCCACGAATGGTCAGATCGAATGGATGCTGAGCAAGCATGTAAAAGAATCCGGAAGGTTTTCGAATAACCAAAATGAAGAAGGCCTCTATTCCTAGAGGCCTTTCATGCTGTATTAAATTTAGTATGATACTAAATGTTTTGCTATTTGGTTTTTGGATGAACCAGTTTCATTTCATCCACCAGGCGCTTGCTGTCAGCAAACTTATCAATGATAAACAAGATATATCGGGCATCGACCATAATATTTCTACAGATTTCCGGATCATAATTATAATCGCTCATGGTTCCTTCCCACACTCTGTCGAAATTCAGACCAATTAGATTTCCATTTGCATCGATCACAGGACTACCTGAATTTCCTCCTGTTGTATGATTCGTACCAATAAAGTTAACTGGCATTTTGCCGTCGACCCCATAATCTCCATAGTCCTTATTATTATATAACTCAATCAATTTTTCAGGAAGATCGAACTCATAGTCCCCGGGCTGGTATTTCTCGATCACTCCTTTTAAGTAAGAGACAGGCTCGTAATATACTGCATCTTTTGGTTGATATCCATTCACCTTACCATAAGTAACCCTAAGGGTACCATTGGCATCCGGGAAAAATCTTTCTTCCGGAAAGCTTTCCATCAGTGCTTTCATATAAACTTTCTGATTGGCTTTAATTTCCATATTCAAGGCCTGGTATTTTGGATCTATATTTTGATAGAAATTATCAATCAGCTCCTTACCCGTTTGATAACCCACATCCTCATTTATTTTTTTGAGTACCCCATCTTTGTCTCCGGAAAGCATTTCAGACATTTTATCGTAAGAAGTGAGTAATGAATTCTCATATACATCAGCAGTCAGTTTTTCGATGTCAGCATTTTTTATACTTTGAGTTAAATAGGATTCAGGACTTTCCTCTTTGTACATGTTCATCAATCTTTCAAAAACATCACGATCCACGTCGGCGTTGTAATTTTTATAGAATCCTTTGTAGGCGTTTAGCAGACGAGTTCTCTGCTTATCAAAGTCATCGGGATTTTTAAGAACTGCTTTTTCAAATCGGTACAGTCTTACAGTGGCGTTGAGTAATTCGACGTTCCTGTACACCGTCTCTACCCAAAAATCACGGGCCACAGCGACCTCTTCAATTTCGCCATAAAGCCTTTCAAATTCCGGGATCAACGTATTATAAGCCCCATTATCCTTGTTCTTTTCAATAAAACTTGCTTCAAGAGTCTGTTTCTTCTTCACGGCATTTGATTTTTTCAGTCCCTGGCTCTCACCAATCCATTTCTTCCAGTAATTGGCAATTCTGGCATATTTTGAAGCATACTGGATTTTGATCTCAGTATCATTTCTCATGTATTCATCTACTATTTTTAATGCTTCATCCCTAATTTTGATCTTCGGAGGATTTAATTTGTTGACGATCTGATCAATGGCCACCGAAGGAAGGTATTCACTGGTTCGGCCCGGGAAGCCAAAAACCAGTGTAAAATCATTTTCAGAAATTCCGTCGAGTGAAACAGGAAGGAAGTGTTTAGGATCATAGGGTACATTATCTTCGCTAAATTCGGCGGGCTGATTCTGCTTATTTGCATAAATTCGGAATAAAGAGAAATCACCCGTATGACGCGGCCATATCCAGTTATCCGTATCCGATCCGAATTTTCCAATGGAAGCAGGAGGGGCGCCGACCAGACGAATATCTTTAAAAGTTTCCGTGATAAACAGCATGTATTGGTTACCGTCATACATGGATTTTACCCTGGCGTCCTGCCAACTTTCTTTTTTGGCAGCATTTGTCACCGCTTCAATATGCTGACTTATAATATCCTGTTGCTCCTGCAGACTTGCACCTGAAGGAATATTTTTAAGAATATCCTTAGTTACATCTTCGATCCTGACGATCAAGGTAGCGACCATTCCTTTGTTTGGCAATTCATCATTCATTGTTTTTGCCCAAAAACCATCCTGAAGGTAATCGTGTTCAACTGATGAGTGCGATTGAATGGCTCCGTAACCACAGTGATGATTAGTGAGCAGCAATCCGCTATCAGAAATGATCTCAGAAGTACAACCTCCGTTAAAATGCACAATGGCATCCTTTAAGCTCGAGTTGTTTACATCATAAATATCTTTCGCACTAAGCTGGCTTCCCAGACTTTTCATCTCTTTCTCATTCATGCCTTCCAACAATGAAGGTATCCACATTCCTCCTTGTTGAGCCGATACCTGAAAAACCAGAAATAATAATAATAATTTAAATATTTTCATTGATTTGATATTAGAATTTTAATCTGCCAAAGTTAGTATTTTACCTTGGATCTGCCTATGAAAATGAGATGCTTATTTCTTTTTAAATGGATTTTTGCTTTCTAACCAATCCATTGCAGTTTCAAAGGATTTTGGAGCGTCGAACCTGTAACCAAAATAGATCTTAAAATATCCTTTGACACTGTCAAACTGAATCACCGATTTTTCATCGCGATGGGTGGCGCTACCATTAAGACTGGTCCCACCATAAAAACGTGTCGAATTATATCCAAGACCGATCTGGCTACTCACATTGACGGCAAGATCCGTATGATGTGTGATTACCTCTGGTTCATCTTCGGAATATCGGGTTATCAATTTATTGAATTCAGGACCCATACCCAGTGAGAGGCCCAGATTTGAGTACCAGTTCTTGCTAAAAACAAACGTATGATAGTAACCTGCATTCGCTAAAACAAAGAAACTTTTGATATCCTGTGGAGTAGTTTCATCCGTAATTTCGAAATATCCATAGTATAAGCTGGGAATGAAGCTCCCCGTACTTTTGGTTTGAATTTCATTTTGATTGATAACCGCTTTAAATGAATAATTCTCGTTGAACCTGTACGATGTGGTTCCGGTAATGGACATGGTTTTGAGATCCGGTAAGATGATGTATTCATTATCATTTTGAATATCATTGAGGGTAGGGAGTTCCAGGCTGTTCACATAATATCCTTTTACTTTATTAAAATCAAAGTTTTGATAAAAATCTTTGTAAAATATGTTTAAAGCCAATTTAAAAATATTGGTTTTTCCCTTTAAGCTGGAATCGTCAGCTTGTAAAAATTTAGGAGAAAACCCAATTTTTAGTGAAATAAACCTGTAATTAAAGGCGACGCCAAGCCTTAAGTTCGTATTTGGTTCAATAGAATAAACCTGATCTCCCAGATCGTACTCAAATGATCTGACATCATTGTCAAGATCAAGTCTCAGATTCAGGGTGTTGTTCATTTTAAGAAAATATCCTCCTTCAGAATAGTCCTCTTGTAGCTGTGCCCATGAAATCAGGGGTAAAATAAAGAATATGATCCATGTGTTCTTCTTCATAAATACATTCAGGTAATGGCAATAAATATAAGCTAATTTTAGAATGGTAATAAAAAGTGTTCAATTGGCTTTAGTTTTTTATATTTAGCACCCGTAAACGAGTCATATGACCAGAAATTACTTCCTTAATATTTGCCTGCTGCTTGCATGTACCCTCGGTTTTTCACAAACAAAATCTCCGTCACAATTCCTGGGTTATGAGCTTGGAAGCAGATTTACACAACACTTTCAGGTGGTTGATTACTTCCAGTATATTGCGGGTGAGCATAAGAATGTAAAACTGTTGTCTTATGGGGAAACCTACGAGAACAGGCCGCTTTATCTTGCCTTTGTAAGTTCTCAGGAAAATATGTCGAACCTTGAAGAAATTCGAAAAAACCATTTAAACAACCTCGAAGATCCGGGTAATGGTAAAAAAGAGTCAGAAATTGCCATTGTATGGCTAAGTTATAATGTCCACGGGAATGAATCGGTAAGTTCAGAAGTTGCTTTACAAGCCCTGTACGAATTGGTCAACCCTGATCATGAGGAATCAAAAGAATGGTTAAAGAACACTCTTGTGATTATTGATCCATGTTTGAATCCTGATGGAAGGGAAAGATATGTGAACTGGTATAAACAAAACAAAGGTGTCCGATTTAACAGTAATTCCTACGTTGCCGAACATAAAGAGGCATGGCCCGGAGGTCGTGGGAATCATTATTTATTTGATTTGAACAGGGACTGGGCCTGGGTTTCTCAGACAGAGTCCAGGAGTAGATTAAAAGTATTTAATCAATGGATGCCTCATGTACATGTTGACTTTCATGAACAAGGAATAGAGTCGCCTTATTATTTTGCCCCGGCATCAAAACCATTTCATGAGATTGTTACTCCTTTTCAGAATGAATTTCAGACTTTAGTAGGAAAAAATCACGCAAAATATTTTGATGCTAAGGGATGGTTGTATTTTACCAGAGAGACCTTTGATCTCTTATATCCAAGCTATGGAGATACCTATCCTCTGTTTAATGGGGCCATCGGAATGACCTATGAACAAGGGGGTAGTGGAGCGGCAGGATTAAGCGTCAAGACAAAAGACGGGAATCTTCTAACTTTAAAAGACAGGATTGAGCATCATTTGACCACAAGTATGTCGACTGTAGAAGTCTCATCTCAAAATTCCGATCTTCTCATCAGCGAGTTTAAAAAGTACTTTGAAAATGCCAGGGAAAGGCCTTTTGGCAAATACAAGGCCTACGTTGTAAAAGGTAAAGAAAGAGATAAGATCAAAGCCCTCACTGAATTTCTTGATATACATAAAATTAGTTATGGAAGCCCAACAAAGAGGGCCAGTGCTTCGGGTTACAGCTATTTGAGCAATGAAATGTCAAAATTTCAAATTGAAGAAGAGGACCTTGTCATTAGTATGTATCAGGCAAAATCAAACCTCGTCAAAACTTTATTTGAACCGAGAACAAAACTGATGGATTCGTTGACCTATGATATTACCGCCTGGTCTGTTCCTTTCGCGCATGGACTTGATGCTTATGCGCTGGAGTCAAATATTCAGACGAAGTCTTTTCATAATGAGAACAAAGAAAAAGATTCTGTGTCCAATGAAAATCCTTATGCCTTTATTGTTAAATGGAAGAGTAAAACCGATGCTGCGTTTTTGGGCTACTTATTACAAAATAAAGTCAAGGTTAGTTTTGCGACAAGAAACTTCAGTATTTCAAATACGATGCATGCTGCAGGAAGTTTAATTATAACAAAAGCTGCCAACAGGGATTTGATGGATTTCAACAAAGTCATAAGCGAAGGAGCCACTAAATATAACAGGGAGATCTATTCTACATCATCCGGCTGGTCGGCAAACGGGCCGGATCTCGGATCGAATAAGATGAAGTATCTAAAAGCACCAAAGGTTGCCGTGTTGAAAGGAAAAGAAGTATATTCTTCGAGTTTTGGATTTGTATGGCATTTTTTAGATCAGGAACTTGGTTACGAATTGAATATTGTAAATACGTCGGATTTTTCCATGAGCGACCTAAATAAATTTAATGTACTTATTCTCCCGGAGGGAAGTTATAATAAGGTTTTTGACAAGGAGAAAATGAAAAAGTTAAGTACATGGATCCAAAATGGAGGGAAAATTATTGCTATAGGAGCAGCAAATTCTATATTTGCCAAATCAAAGGATTTTGAATTATCCGATTTTGAGAGTGAAGCGATGAAAAAGAAGGAGGAATTAAGGAAAGATTCCATTCAAAAAACAAAACGACTACAGCCCTATTATATGAAGGAAAGAAGCCATCTTTCACATGCCGTAAACGGTGGTGTTTATAAGGTATTCCTGGATGGTACAAATCCATTGGGATATGGTTATGAGAACAATTATTTCTCGCTGAAGAAAAGTGGAAGATCTTATTCCTATTTGAAGAGTGGTCAAAACGTTGGAGTGATCAGGGAAGGATCAAATCCTGTGAGTGGGTTTGTAGGTGAAAATTCACTAAAAAAATTGAACCGGTCCCTTGTTTTCGGCGTTGAAAAAAAGGGAAAAGGTTCATTGGTTTATCTGGTGGACGACCCCTTGTACAGGAGTTTCTGGGAGAATGGTAAGTTGCTTTTTTCAAATGCCATATTTATGGTGGGTAACGAATAAAACAAAAAATAAATATGAATAACGTACCGGTATTTACAAATGACACCATAGTTTTTGGATTACTAATGATAACCCTGGGGTTTATTTTCTATACTTCCTCAAAAAGTGATGGGTTTTGGTTTAAATTCTATAAGGTTGTACCGGCTTTATTTATGGCCTATATGCTACCGGCTGTATTGACCACTTCCGGTCTGATTGCGCCTGAGTGGGAGACGGTGAACCCGGATGGAAGTATTGAAGAACATTCTTCCAATCTGTACTTTATGTCGAGTCGATATTTGCTTCCTGCTGCGCTTGTCCTGATGACCTTAAGTATTGATTTGAAGGCGGTTTTTAATCTGGGATGGAAGGCGCTGGCCATGTTTTTTACGGGTACCGTAGGAATTGTCATTGGTGGGCCGATAGCCATTCTTTTGATCTCAATGGTTTCACCAGAAACTGTGGGAGGAGCAGGACCGGATGCGGTATGGAGAGGATTGTCAACCTTGGCGGGAAGCTGGATCGGAGGAGGCGCAAACCAAACTGCCATGCTTGAAATTTATGGCTATAACCCAAAACTATACGGGGGAATGGTATTTGTGGATATTGTCGTTGCCAATATTTGGATGGCCATAATTCTGATTGGAGTTGGCCGATCCAAGGAAATTGATAAATGGTTAAATTCAGATACTTCAGCTATTGAGGAGCTCAAGGAAAAGGTCAGTACATTTTCTAAAAAAGTTGAAAGAAACCCTAATCTTACGGATCTGATGATCATGGTAGCTTTGTCTTTCGGAACAGTAAGCCTCGCTCACCTTGGAGCGGGTTATTTAAGTGATTTTTTTGCCGATTTTGTCAATGGCATTCAAAACCAGACTACCAAAAATGTATTTACGTTTTTAAGTTCTCCGTTTTTCTGGATGATCAGCTTATCAACGGTTGCTGCAATTTTACTGTCATTTACGAAAGCGAAAAACTATGAAGGAGCAGGTGCCAGTAAAATCGGTAGCGTTTTTATTTACATATTGGTCGCTTCCATAGGAATGAAAATGGACTTAAGACTTATTTTAGACAATATCGGACTGGTCGCCATAGGTTTTGTCTGGATGAGTATTCATGCTCTACTGCTTATACTTGTTGCTAAAATGATCAGGGCTCCATACTTTTTTCTCGCTGTTGGGAGTCAGGCAAATGTTGGAGGGGCGGCATCAGCTCCAATTGTTGCATCAGCATTTCACCCTTCTCTGGCCACAGTTGGGGTTCTTCTGGCTGTGTTTGGTTATGCAGTGGGAACGATTGCTGCCATTGGATGCACCATTTTGATGCAATTGGTCTCCCAATAAATCAAACCGCTTTTAAGTAATAAATTCATTTTTTCTAATATATTTGCGCACTTAAAACCATTACAATGAAGAAGACCGGTCTGATTATCGTAATTGCTCTGGCAATTGCAGCATGTTCGAAGGATAGTGATAATACCATGTATGTAAAAGCCCAGATAAAGGGCTTAAAGAAAGGAACTTTTTTTCTGCAGAAACAAATGGATTCTCTGATCGTTTCAGTGGATTCTGTTTCGGTAAACGGCAAGGAGGATTTCGTGTTAACCGATCAGGTGGATAGCCCGGAAATGTATTACCTTACTCTGGGAAACAGTTCAAAACGAATCGCTTTTTTTGGTGAAAAG
This DNA window, taken from Lutimonas zeaxanthinifaciens, encodes the following:
- a CDS encoding M14 metallopeptidase family protein; the encoded protein is MTRNYFLNICLLLACTLGFSQTKSPSQFLGYELGSRFTQHFQVVDYFQYIAGEHKNVKLLSYGETYENRPLYLAFVSSQENMSNLEEIRKNHLNNLEDPGNGKKESEIAIVWLSYNVHGNESVSSEVALQALYELVNPDHEESKEWLKNTLVIIDPCLNPDGRERYVNWYKQNKGVRFNSNSYVAEHKEAWPGGRGNHYLFDLNRDWAWVSQTESRSRLKVFNQWMPHVHVDFHEQGIESPYYFAPASKPFHEIVTPFQNEFQTLVGKNHAKYFDAKGWLYFTRETFDLLYPSYGDTYPLFNGAIGMTYEQGGSGAAGLSVKTKDGNLLTLKDRIEHHLTTSMSTVEVSSQNSDLLISEFKKYFENARERPFGKYKAYVVKGKERDKIKALTEFLDIHKISYGSPTKRASASGYSYLSNEMSKFQIEEEDLVISMYQAKSNLVKTLFEPRTKLMDSLTYDITAWSVPFAHGLDAYALESNIQTKSFHNENKEKDSVSNENPYAFIVKWKSKTDAAFLGYLLQNKVKVSFATRNFSISNTMHAAGSLIITKAANRDLMDFNKVISEGATKYNREIYSTSSGWSANGPDLGSNKMKYLKAPKVAVLKGKEVYSSSFGFVWHFLDQELGYELNIVNTSDFSMSDLNKFNVLILPEGSYNKVFDKEKMKKLSTWIQNGGKIIAIGAANSIFAKSKDFELSDFESEAMKKKEELRKDSIQKTKRLQPYYMKERSHLSHAVNGGVYKVFLDGTNPLGYGYENNYFSLKKSGRSYSYLKSGQNVGVIREGSNPVSGFVGENSLKKLNRSLVFGVEKKGKGSLVYLVDDPLYRSFWENGKLLFSNAIFMVGNE
- a CDS encoding DUF819 domain-containing protein; protein product: MNNVPVFTNDTIVFGLLMITLGFIFYTSSKSDGFWFKFYKVVPALFMAYMLPAVLTTSGLIAPEWETVNPDGSIEEHSSNLYFMSSRYLLPAALVLMTLSIDLKAVFNLGWKALAMFFTGTVGIVIGGPIAILLISMVSPETVGGAGPDAVWRGLSTLAGSWIGGGANQTAMLEIYGYNPKLYGGMVFVDIVVANIWMAIILIGVGRSKEIDKWLNSDTSAIEELKEKVSTFSKKVERNPNLTDLMIMVALSFGTVSLAHLGAGYLSDFFADFVNGIQNQTTKNVFTFLSSPFFWMISLSTVAAILLSFTKAKNYEGAGASKIGSVFIYILVASIGMKMDLRLILDNIGLVAIGFVWMSIHALLLILVAKMIRAPYFFLAVGSQANVGGAASAPIVASAFHPSLATVGVLLAVFGYAVGTIAAIGCTILMQLVSQ